Part of the Vigna unguiculata cultivar IT97K-499-35 chromosome 3, ASM411807v1, whole genome shotgun sequence genome, atttttatctcaaatcttaatttgcttttatttctaaattttattaatgaataaatGAAGTATCGGTCACCTAACAATATTAAAGGTATGTTCGCATCAGGAAATCCTTTCGATGCACCAAATTACAAggataaattattaaaaaaatttgtgttcgtattgaaaaattaacacaaatgaAATTATGAGATAAGGTAAAATATTCATTCCTCCAGTACAAAGAAGATTTGAGAGAATCAATCAAAATTTTACCCATATTACTTCATTATATTCAAAGCCAACAATATACTTCttacccatatatatatatatatatatatatatatatatatatatatatatatatatatatatatatatatatatgataataatactaataataattaattattaataataatatttatatataatattgatatattaaataatatatataacaattaatagtaataatattaataacaattttaagtgatagtaattattaaaaaataataataataatttaatataatttatttttattaaaatttattaaataatagtttttaaaatataatatttttaattaatttaagaattattttatataattttattatagaggatattttaataatttttaatttttatttattataatttttatttaatctattacatcattcaaatcattcactaattttcacaaaatttaactttaaatccactcactttatcTTCTAAATtctctaaaaaaacaaaaaaaaaaaaaacggcgTAAAATTTTGTGTGCAAATACATGTGTTTTCGTTTTCTGTTATCCACTCCCCCTCTCCTGCGGTCCCATAATTCCCTCACCAAATCATCAACACACACAACTACAGTTACTTGTATTGTACAATGTTTACATTAGTCATACTTCATGTTATTATTCGATAAACTTCTTCCATTCATTAGTAAATTTTAGAAGTAAAAGTAATTTATGTTCGAAGAGTAATTTATGTCGAAAGTCTTACGttattattaagataaaataattttataatatataaatatagtgtaaactttattttacaaactttattttaaattagatataaaattcacttctcaataatttaaaattctaaatataaacataaaaattttaaaaaataaaattatatttaacctATAAATTAAACCTGCAGTTTTACACAAATAATTATGATGAAAAAGATGgcttgattttaaattttcctaTGACAtgtcatttaaatatttaactaaccagacaaatgtaaaataaattgaaaagataTTGTGATAAAACGATTGAAAAAATGTTAGCTTAAAATTACCAAactaatattcttttattgatGAAATGTCCAAGTAAATCTACTTTTATTAGAGCTGTAAAAATGGGTTGGAATCTGCGCGCGAGCCAATCCGGCTCATCACGGATTTAGGTcggattgaaatttttttacaaattttaatacgggttgatttttgacccggctcatgtAGAACCCGGCTCACTCgagttgaacccgtggtgagccgggttggtgagccaacccgcagataaatgggtcacacaagtgttttttattttttttattaagttgagttttacatttgggtcatgttaggttgttttttttatccaacacataaataatttgtatttttttttgttttggtttatatttgaattgtattaaagtttatttagattttaattagaattaccatttagttttgattgaaaaaaaataaaaataattgtattttttttaattaagtgaacccgtgagccaacccgtttaacccgtcaaCCCGTGATGGGCCGGCCGAACatgaatttttttgactcgctaaaaagtgagtcgggttaGATTGgttcactaaatcatcaacccatGGTGGGTCAAGCCGGGTCGGGCcgggttacccgttttgacagctataatttttattataaaataacattaaaatgacttttgaatatatagtttttattatataccttataattgataaaactgtttttattattatatttatttgatttaaattataattataattattatttataaaaatagtcaatcccaaaaaaaatcctattggttttttatttaagtCAATTTGGggtagtttttattttctataaaaaaggTAAATCCAAAAAACAATCGTATTGActttttatttaagtaaatttgaattaacTCATTTAATTCAACTCGGAACAGGCTAACTGAGAGTGTAACTTCATTGGATAAGTATTATTTAACTGAGAGTTTATTTAAGTAAGTATTATTTAAGTTAGTCCATTaggtcaaaattattttatgcttCTAAATCTATGTAATCATAGATGATGTATCGATACTTCAACTTAGGTCACGTATTCGTGTTTGACATGTATCCGTATCCGATACTTTAAGATACTATATCAATATTTATCAATGAAGTTTCTACTTTATAAAATCGTAGtaaactacaagaaaatatttgaataataaccgatttttgtgacaacaaatatttagtcactatatagtgatcaatttaaaaactaaaaattattgacaactaaaatagttccaaaaattataattggtctctaagtaaaatagtatttattatgaattgtCTCTAAATTGTTCACTAACATGAACTATCAAGGTTttgattatcaaaacaattgatttttaaattggttactaacattagttaccaagATTTTAGCTACCGAAATACTTTgtctctaattagaaaattaacatattttttgttaataaaaatagtcattatttaagaattttcttatagtagtacttttatgatgataataaattatattttttatgttgacaactttaataatatagttttaatttggatttacataataacaattatatatttattattttttttaaaactattttatatttttttaatatatatatatatatatatatatatatatatatatatatataattcttaagAGAATCTGaacaagatatatttttttatcatgaattACCATTAAACTTAAAACGGAAAAGAAAAccatagaataaaaaataaagtaaaaaatggttacataaaaacagaagaataaaagaacacGGCATTatgaatgtttaaaatttattagaaaactAAGTGGGGTGATTGTTCTATATTGAGAGCAACTCTcccatataaaaagaaaatcaaatattcatcacatccaaattaaatttatgtcaTAAATCTAAAATGAGTAAAATACAACagaaaagaattataattatagaaaaaaattacatgaaTTACAAGAAAGtttagagaaacaaaaataaactaactAAAAGTCATGAAATTAGTTTGGCCAAAAATTTAGTCATTATCAACTTCTTTTAGTCATGATATGATAATAgcgaaatatttaaatatatataaactaatgctaaataattatagttgttGAAATTGTAATGATAAGTTTTAAGTTGTTGTTTTCATTGTACAcagacaaaatataaattttacgtAAGAAAATCACCTATGCCCCATAAATACAAAAACGGCATGAATATGGTGCGTTTATTACGGGGAGTGATAAGGTGGGGCTGTTAACTTCACTACACTACCCTCACTCTCTCTTTGTCGCATGCTCCACGCAATCTCCCACACTGTTCTTGCCACCGTGGCTTCCAAACCTTGCACCACGCGAACTACCCTCATCACAAGCCACGCGCTTTCATCTCTACCCTCCATCTATTTCCACCAACGGTTCATCTCTACCAGACGCGTCTCAACGCGTGAAGCACAGTTAGAGACACAGGGGCCTAATAGTAATTTTCTAATGCTTCGgaataaagattaaagaaactGGAACACTTCGTTTTGAAGTAACTGCACTGGCACTCCCAGAAGAAACAACCTTCTATTAAATCACAGCAACTTCTTTTTTCTTAGCGTGTCCTCGAGTGCAGCGCAACCTCTCATTTGCACCCTTGGATTAAACCATTCTCTGTGGTCAACGATTCAAAACTAACCAAGTATTTGAATCCGACGGTTACGACGATGGCTCTAGACTGTGCATGAATGACACGTGGTGATTTCCCTACGATTTATCCAGGCATTTCATTTCAGTTTCTTTCagacattttttgttatttcaaatttcactcaTCCAGCTAGCACAGTTCTCAGAGAGCAGCGGCATCAAACAAAGCAACCACAAAATTTACGCAGCTTTAGATCAATCTTCTCTCTCTATCTTTTCCATGGTACACAAACTTCTTGTGTCTTTCTCTTCTCTTGTGCACTGCTCTGTATATATTTATCCTCTTGCTCTAGAATAGTAAACTAAACAAATGGggaaataaattattgttttaattttgcattCTCATTGTTTGGTTGTGTGGGTAACAGGAATGGTAGATTTGAAGTGAAAAGGTTCCACATTGGTCAGGTAATCTTCAGATCTAGCCTCATTCTAGCTTGTTGGCACCAATTTCAGACACTGATTCAAGGACCGAGCACTGTTCCGTGCCTCCTAGTTCTTACCCATAGCAGATCTTGGGTATTCTAGGGTTTCTGTATTAGTGCATTTCCAATTACCTTTTTTCCTGTCCGTTAATACATTTTCAGTTTTGCGGCATTTCAAGTGAAATATGTTCAATTCTTGGTTTTGGtgaattcaatttttcatttgaaGTTACCTTTTTTTTCTGTGTTAATATCTTATTCTGTTCTGTGCTTTTATGTtattgattgattgattgattactgttgatttgtaattttttagaTTTGTAGTGCTCAATCGAATCTCAGCAGGCAGGAGCTTCGAGCTCGAGAGATCAAACGTTGTttgcattgtatttttttttcatcatttccTTCCCGTGCGTTATGATTGTCGGTGGCTTATAGCGCTTTTTGTTCTTTAGTCGAGGTTTAGCGGTGGGGGTTGGGAAAAAGTCAAAGAGTGACGGTGCATCATATTAAAAGGGATATGGACATGATACCATTTTTTAGTGGTGTATTATTGCATCAGTTTAAAAGATGGTACTAATTGTGCATGATATCTATGACTATTTACTGTGGATAGTTGATTGGTCAGTAATTATGTCATCCCAAGTTGTTGATAATACTTGATTTTTATTTGGGaagttttgtttttctgttgTTGATTACATATTCATTGATGATTTTTCTTTATTGATAAGGAAAGGTAGTTATTCAGAGACTAACATCCGAATGGAAGAAAAGGCTGCTGTATGTTTCAGCTAAAAATAATGCGGAAAGggaaaaaagttattattatataagttattttctttgcataattaaatttattgagaACCCGTCGCCAGATATGCTTTTATACGTAGAAGGTCTGTTATTATTGTTCAAAGGTCTATTAACTTCTATATTATCATTGACATGTTTCTTTAGGTATTATTTGAATATCactataaatttaatgtaatttcctTTCGTGACttctttaaaaaagttatttctgaaaatcataacattttatcttacttcttttttttctgaataCTTTCGCGTACCAAATGGAGGGCATAACAGTTTTAAGATTTATCGACCTATATGCTTGGCTAAACAAAGGAACTGATGAGTTCACTGTAGTTTATTTAAGTTGCACTAAGTTAATTGAATTTGGTGATCTAGTTAAGCAGCCAATCAGGCATCCTGCATGATTTCAGGATAATTACATACTTTCAAATTTACTAATATGAAGCAACAATCATGGAGATCAATTGAGAGATCATTTAACCTTCTTTTACAGGTCCCAGGATGGGTAAGTCACCAGGAAAATGGATCAAAACCGTACTGTTTGGGAAAAAGTCATCCAaatcaaatatttcaaaaagCAGAGAGGTAATATTGTGATAGTTAAGGCAACCTCATCACTCTGTTCATTGTTTATCCACATTCATATTTCACTAATACATTCAGAAATATTCTgtcaaattacataatttttctcATGACATAAATAGCCAAATATATTTTCCTTCAAGAAAAATGCAAGACACTCTAACACTCTCTTTTACACTTTTTATTCGATAAAATTCATTGAAAACTACAAAATCATGTGCGAGGCCATTAAATAAGAAGTTAGATGTCCTAGAGAGCTCGTTGCTAGCGCTCTTTTTCCAATAAATTTTGATGCAAGTGATCGGTACTGTTAATCAAACGTTGTCATGGACAGAGAGAATGAAAACAGGAAGTAGAGAACCCAAATTTTGTTCTCCTTAAATAATACATTCTAGTTTGGTGTTGTTGTTGCAGGACTTAACTTTTTCTGCTACTTTTGCACTGTGCTGACCTTTAACACTTAGCAGAATTTGCAAACAACCTACGATTAGTCATATATTGCTAGGATTATAGATTCTGTTATATTGTTGAAAGTAtatcttaaacttatttttctcAACAACAGTGATAGTATGTAATATGGACTTTCTTCTGCAATGAAATGCCTGACTTGGTTTACTATAATTCCATTTAGAAGCTTGTTAATAAAAAAGGAGTAATAGTTACCTCCAAGGTGCCGGAAACGGGTTTGTCCTTAGAACCAACCTCCGATACTATTCCCAATCACGATGAAGTCCAGGAGATGGAAAACAAAGAAGCAGATAATATTTTACCTGACAATCAAGAAATAGACTTAGTAGGATCTACTAATGAAGAGGATGCACTGGATCCAGAGAAAACGAGGCTGGAGGAAGCAGCAACAAAGGCACAAGCTGCTTTCAGGGGTTATTTGGTATGCAATTAACTGTTCTATAGAATGCGTTACTGATTAAAGTTATCTGAAAGCAAAACTGAACTGTGAATATGAAAACTATGTTTTAATCTATACTGCAAAAGAATAGTAATTGAGTGGAATTGATTTTCTGCTATTATTGTAAATTATCTTTACATCTGACTTGGAGTCTTTGGTGGACCAAGAAATTAAGAGGTTtagttgtttattattattagaactCATCCTTGACGCTTAGTGTGATATTTAGAGTTATAGTCTATGGGGGTTTGTAATTTATCTTCCCCCCTTCAGATATTTCTTTTCCAATTTGAGACCTTTTATAGATATTATCTAAGACTGTCAGTTTAGTTGTCAAGAGAAGCTGTCTAGTCCATGTTGCAATTCCAATAACTCTCTCTAAAATAAAGCTCGTAATATCTTTGATTTTATCGTTACTTGGGAAATTGTTTTCTTAGTGAAGATAAACTCTGCCTGATTTGGCGGTTCCTCCTGCTATGACACTCTTTATAGAAAGCGTACTTCATCAGTAAAATCTTTTGCTTTCTTGAGTTATTCAATGCTTCACttataatttgataaatagGTCTATGAGAGGATGGCATACAGACAATTTCTTGACCTATCAGAACTATCTTTGTCAAGTTTCGATAGTGTGACTGTTATAAGTTgtgatatttgttattgttactTAACTAATGGGAGTTCTTTCATGAAGGCTCGGAGAGCATTTAGGGCCCTGAAAGGCATAATAAGGCTGCAAGCACTCATTCGTGGGCACTTGGTTAGGAGACAAGCTGTTGTTACATTATGCTCTATGTATGGTATTGTCAAGTTCCAAGCACTTGCTCGTGGAGGAAGAGTTAGGCAGTCTAATGTTGGATCTGAAATCCATGAGAAATGCAACCCTCTGGTAATTTTTCGAAAATTGAATTCAGTAAATAGTTGTTAGTTACTCATATTGTTCTTCTGATTAAACTTTCTTTGTGGGGAAAAGTATGCAAGTGACGAATGTGTGTGTTGTCTTGGTCAGAGTATTCTTTTGGTTTATTGGGGGTGGGGTGCCGATATGCATCTGAATTTATACTTTACCGGATATCTTGGTCATATTAGAGCTAAATGGTTCTATTAAATACGAACACTTACTTGACGAAGCAATAGGTTTATTCTGAATTATTCATTCCTACAAAAAAATATGGTCATTTTCATCCACTACTTTTTTGTCATAATCAGAAGAAGTTGGTGCATTATACAGGCTGTTAAGATTGTCTTCAACTTTTATTGACTAGTTTTTACATCATGAAATATTGCTATGCGTCAACAATCTGTATTGAACAATTTGTGAATTTGGTAACGAGTTTCTTTTGGTTATTCAGTAGTGAATTTGGTTATTGGCTAGCTGTTATTTGATAACTTCGCGTTTTTGAGTGTTCACAAGTCAGGGATGAGAGAAGGTGGGGGAAGATTACCTGTGTTATATTTCTAACTACTGCTAATAGTTTTCCTTCTCGATGTCTTGTACCTTTAGGATGGCAAATTTGTCAAGCCAATTGCTATATCCACGAAAATTGCAAAGCTGTCAGCAAATGCATTCATTCTTAAGGTAATTACTCTATGTTCATGTTAAGTTCCTTCTTTGGCTACTTATTCTGTGTAAGTTTCATTCCAGAATGTACTATAGTATGCTCCGTCTGGTCCTTctaataagaattaaaatagaGATTTTGCTCAGTCCTTTTTATGAGAACCAATCTAAAATGCATcatacataatttttctttcaaaataccCTTAATTATGTCCAAGTTCAATAAGGTTTTTTGGGAGTCTAATTTGCCTTTTATGTACTTTGACAACTTTATTTTGTCTCTTCACATGCAACAAgagcaataaatatatatgatgagagtatacaaatatttaaaaaaaaatgaaagcatGTCTCATTAATATTAAGGGTAGGTTTAGAAAGAACTTATAGATGTAGGACAAATTTAATGCTATTAACTAAGTTAATTAGTATTTCCTTGTAAATTGGTTAATTAcggtgtatttattttttttaattgtaaaaagtTGAATCTCTGTAGTGAGAAAACAACATTGTGAGAGAGACAGTAAAACACTCCATTAATTTCTCTAAATAGTTACCAATTCCAAAAGATTGATTTTTTGCCACACTAATGCTATTGGTTTCGTCAGGTAATAATATACATTGTTCAATTAATACATAACTAGTTTTTTATGTAAGATGATTATGTAACATCTGCAACTGAGTCCTGAATGAACAACAGGATTTATAGTATGGACCAAAGATGTATATTTTCGTTCGTGGTTTCTCAGGTTCTCAGAAATCTATACTGACTAGAGACTACAACTAATCTAAGTAACTGACAACTCAGTATAACTGAATGCAGTTAGTTACGATAGATACTGAAGTGATTACAACTATAAACGATTGTGTACCCTATCCGTTTGAGCATCATCACCTTCAACATGAAATTGGGCGTAAAATTGGTTATGTATGGTCTGCTGTTCCCCATTCCCCTTGTTATAGATAATTTGGTTacattaaatagaaaaatatgataAGATGTGATTACATCAAATGGGGAAATGTCTAAAAATATTTCTCATTATTAATCATTGATTTTGTTCCTTATTAACATATGCTCTTTATTATACACATATGTATACTAGTGTCTACACCACACAAATTACAAGTAATCCTTCTAATACTCTCCGGCTGttcacaaaattttgtttttgttgttgacTTACCATTGTTTAAAGTAAGTGGAACTTTTTGCGTGAATGTAGAGGCTGGAGCTCATACTTTCAAAGTTACTATCTTTATGAAATTTGTTGTCGTTAGGTATACCAAGAAATGTTAGTTTGTTACATCTCTTGGATATTCTACATTGATTAGTGATATGATCAAATTATAGTGTAGAAGTGAGTGCacacctcaccttacaagtcagttttgaGGTTAAATTAGGCTTAAGATTCACTTGTTTATATGCTATCAAAGTTTATTTTAGTGAGTTTTGTTTGGTTTATCAGGCCCTTCTCTATTCCCACATTTGATATTTTCAGCATAAGAGCGTGTGTTGTGAGATTGGGTTAAGTTTAAAGTCCATCTTTTAGAAATAACAAACGACAAAGACGTTTTCTTATACTTATAGATTGGAATTGCTAACATATGTAAAGTTAGGCTGAAAATTTTAGAGActccaatttaaataaattaaatcaatgaTGAGATTGTAAAATCAATTAGTTGTTGCTAAAGTGTGTGCATGCTCAATTTTCATCTTAATAGTAGGGTCAGCAGTTTATTTACTGCtacttttttaatcaattagTTGTTCACAGGAATAATAGGCTTTGATTCACCTGGGATGTATGTGTAGGTGGAGGAATTCATACCAAGAATCTATGATTAACCATCTTAAAATGTTGAGACTGTATTTCTTCTGTCTGGGTTTGAGCGGGATGTTCGTTGTGTCTATACTTTTGTTTGGTTAAATTTTCTATACGGTGAACTTGTCTTTAAAGTGACAAAGGGTACCTTAATATATCTTGTATGCTTATCTTGCCTATCTTAACACTAAAATTTGTGGgtgtatatagtttttttttttttttaatttttatttctatgtCAATAATCTAGGGCATATAATTCTATAGTTCTGTTATTATTTGTCTTTTATGATCAGTTAACTTGGGCATGTGATAATGTTTGTTGTTCCAGCTTTTTACTTCGTCAACTACAATAATGGCATTGCGTTTGCAATATGTTCCGGGTGATCCAAATTCAGTCCTAAGTTGGTTGGAGCGCTGGTCAGCATCTCAATTTTGGAAACCAGTTCCCCAACCCAAGAAAATTCAGGATAGTAAGGCTCAAAGAAAGCATGGCAGTATTTCAGTTGGAGATACTCAAACGAGTAAGTCAAAACGTACGAACAGGAAGCTTCCTACTTCGAATTTTGATTCAGTACCAGTGCTAGCAAATCCTGAATTTGAAAAACCTAAAAGaaacacaaggaaaattccAAGTCAAACCTCAGATCCCGTGCAGGAAAATCCACAAAATGAGCTTGAAAAGGTTAAACGTAACTTGAGAAAGGTTCATAGTCCTGTTGTTGAGAATGCTGTTCCTTCAGAAGTTGAAACTGAGATGCCAAAGGAACATTTGGAAAAGGCCACAGTTACCTCATCCCTTTCTGTTTCAGAACAAGAGGTCGTTAGTTTTAATGAGAAGGTCAAGAAGGAAGCAGCATTAACTGTTTCCAGTGTGCTAGATATAGAAACTACTCCAAGACTTTCAGCTAGTAATGAAATGCTTGACACACCAACCAGTAATCAAGTGACTGTGGAATCGAAGCCGTTGACTGAAATTacaactaaagataaaaatatttccga contains:
- the LOC114177104 gene encoding protein IQ-DOMAIN 31-like isoform X1; the protein is MGKSPGKWIKTVLFGKKSSKSNISKSREKLVNKKGVIVTSKVPETGLSLEPTSDTIPNHDEVQEMENKEADNILPDNQEIDLVGSTNEEDALDPEKTRLEEAATKAQAAFRGYLARRAFRALKGIIRLQALIRGHLVRRQAVVTLCSMYGIVKFQALARGGRVRQSNVGSEIHEKCNPLDGKFVKPIAISTKIAKLSANAFILKLFTSSTTIMALRLQYVPGDPNSVLSWLERWSASQFWKPVPQPKKIQDSKAQRKHGSISVGDTQTSKSKRTNRKLPTSNFDSVPVLANPEFEKPKRNTRKIPSQTSDPVQENPQNELEKVKRNLRKVHSPVVENAVPSEVETEMPKEHLEKATVTSSLSVSEQEVVSFNEKVKKEAALTVSSVLDIETTPRLSASNEMLDTPTSNQVTVESKPLTEITTKDKNISDELKNEPIDLPELIYKDENSHLTNGDLSHKEDPIGSENQKPNRKGSNVAKQERADNGIQNSPTLPSYMAATESAKAKLRAQGSPRFGQDGSERNNQTRRHSLPSSTNSKISSHSPRTHRPVHSGGKGGNRSDRTVSSSSRDGNGKVIQAEWRR
- the LOC114177104 gene encoding protein IQ-DOMAIN 31-like isoform X2 → MGKSPGKWIKTVLFGKKSSKSNISKSRELVNKKGVIVTSKVPETGLSLEPTSDTIPNHDEVQEMENKEADNILPDNQEIDLVGSTNEEDALDPEKTRLEEAATKAQAAFRGYLARRAFRALKGIIRLQALIRGHLVRRQAVVTLCSMYGIVKFQALARGGRVRQSNVGSEIHEKCNPLDGKFVKPIAISTKIAKLSANAFILKLFTSSTTIMALRLQYVPGDPNSVLSWLERWSASQFWKPVPQPKKIQDSKAQRKHGSISVGDTQTSKSKRTNRKLPTSNFDSVPVLANPEFEKPKRNTRKIPSQTSDPVQENPQNELEKVKRNLRKVHSPVVENAVPSEVETEMPKEHLEKATVTSSLSVSEQEVVSFNEKVKKEAALTVSSVLDIETTPRLSASNEMLDTPTSNQVTVESKPLTEITTKDKNISDELKNEPIDLPELIYKDENSHLTNGDLSHKEDPIGSENQKPNRKGSNVAKQERADNGIQNSPTLPSYMAATESAKAKLRAQGSPRFGQDGSERNNQTRRHSLPSSTNSKISSHSPRTHRPVHSGGKGGNRSDRTVSSSSRDGNGKVIQAEWRR